A segment of the Candidatus Omnitrophota bacterium genome:
CCGCAGCCGGGCTTCTATGAGGGGTGGCCCGCTAGCTGTGCTACGAGCCTCACACCAGGAGTCGTGGAGTCCAATGTCCATCCCGATCACCGTGTTCACTGCGATGGATGTCATCGCGGCACCTCCTGTCGGTTGGTGCCAGTATGACAGCGTTCAAGCGACCCAGCGTTTTCATGCTATCACCCCCTGGCCGGGTTCGCGGAACGCGAACCGCCCCGCCCCGGGCGGGGCAGCCGCCTTTGGCGACACGGCCAGGGAGTGGGATGAATATACAGACTACCAGGCGGGGGAAACCCTGTCAATGAGAGGGCTTCAGAGGGCTTCAGACTTTCCGGAGCGGCGCATGAGGGCGGACAGCGCGGCGCGCGGCGCGCGGCGGCGAAAGAGGATCGCATGCACTTGCTCGATGATCGGGACCTCGACATGATGGCGATGCGCCAGCGCGACCGCCGCCGTTGAGGTCTCCACACCTTCAATCACCATCGGCGTTGACGCCAGCACGGCACGCAGCCGTTTGCCCTGGCCCAGCTGCTCTCCCAGCCAGCGGTTGCGTCCGGAGAGGCACGTGGTGACCAAATCACCACGACCGCTCAAGCCCCAGAACGTTTCCGCTCGAGCGCCCATCGCGACACCCACGCGAGCCATTTCCACGATGCCGCGCGTCACCAGCGCGGCTTTGGCGTTGGCGCCAAACCCCAGCCCGTCGCTTATCCCGGCGGCGATGGCGATGGGATTTTTGAGGGCGCCGCCGAGCTCCACGCCGATGACATCCGTCGACGTGTACAGGCGCAAACGATCACTCATGAACGACTGTTGAATTCGGAGGGCGACATCGTGGTGGTGTGAGGCGACCACCGAGCTGGCCGGATGCCCGGTGGCAATTTCTTTCGCGATGTTGGGACCGGAGAGCACGGCCAGCCGCCCCGGCCCCAACTCCTCATGAAGAACTTGGGACATGCGCTTGAGGCTGCCTTGCTCGATGCCTTTCGCCACGCTGACGACGATGGGGACGGCTCTCTTTTTCACGCGAAAAAGAGAACCGTCCCCAAGCCTCTTGGCGATCGATCGCAGGTGTTGCGAGGGAGTCGCCAGCACGATGATGTCTGCAGCGGCCGCCGCTTCCCGAAGATCTGCGGTGATGCGCAGCGATTTCGGCAGAGGAATGCCGGGCAGAAACTTCGGATTGACTCGGCGGCGGCGTAAGAGGGCCACATACTCCGGAAACGCTCCCCACAGGCGCACGCGATGACCCAATCGGTGCAGGTGGATGGCGAGTGTCGTCCCCCACCCGCCATCACCAAGGACGGCCATCGTCTGTCGTGGCCCGCTCATGATGACCCAATCTAACACGGTTTCGCCGGTTCCGTCAATTTCCGAGGAGCGTTATTCGAGGAGGTCTTCGGGGGGATCAATATTCATGGAGAGGATATGGCGGTAGCCGATGCAGAAGATGTCATGGCCCCAGACCACGTAGAAATGGCCGAGCACTTTGTAGGAGACGCTCTCAGCTCCGGTGTCCGGATCCAGATCTTTGGTGACGAAGACTTGCCGCGGGGGCAGCGGATCCAGCCGATGGGCCCACGAGACGGAATCGTCCAGCGACGGCAAGGGGGTTTGCGACTCGACATGGTAGGTGCAGCGGCGGATGACGTTGGTCGTATAGTCGCCCTGCGTCATCTGCTCGGTGACGACGCAGTCGCGTTTGAGGTAATCCGCTGAGGTCAGGTTCCTGACGAGGATTTCTCGCATCCTGGCCCTTCCTGGAACGAGAGGTCGCACACAAACTCGGGGTTCAGCCGGTGCAGCTCGAAGGCCAGCATCACCACGCGCAGCTTCAACTCATTCGCCGGATACTGCTTCCACGCCGAGTAGAGATCCAGAAACGCATCGAGCGTTCGCTCAAAGATGAACTTCCGCTCGTAGGTTTCCAGCTCTTTGAGAAACCGCTTGAACCGCGCCTCGGAG
Coding sequences within it:
- a CDS encoding NAD(P)-dependent glycerol-3-phosphate dehydrogenase yields the protein MAVLGDGGWGTTLAIHLHRLGHRVRLWGAFPEYVALLRRRRVNPKFLPGIPLPKSLRITADLREAAAAADIIVLATPSQHLRSIAKRLGDGSLFRVKKRAVPIVVSVAKGIEQGSLKRMSQVLHEELGPGRLAVLSGPNIAKEIATGHPASSVVASHHHDVALRIQQSFMSDRLRLYTSTDVIGVELGGALKNPIAIAAGISDGLGFGANAKAALVTRGIVEMARVGVAMGARAETFWGLSGRGDLVTTCLSGRNRWLGEQLGQGKRLRAVLASTPMVIEGVETSTAAVALAHRHHVEVPIIEQVHAILFRRRAPRAALSALMRRSGKSEAL